A region of Photobacterium sanguinicancri DNA encodes the following proteins:
- a CDS encoding outer membrane protein transport protein: MKKNNITIALAAALTFGVSTSATAAGFQLAEYSATGLGRAFAGEAAMADNAGAQFRNPAMLTYLKGTQVSTGAIYVDPNIDVKGDLNVGMAIPTEAKDIAGSAVIPNFYLSHQLNDQVFLGLAFSTNYGMETELGGDFKATQFGNQAKVHSVEINPNIAYKINEQFSVGAGIRYVMGEGHFGATNPADMSTPVGTLPKGTNLKYMEGEDNAWGWQLGTAWQINDDNRIGFNYRSAVDLNLEGHAEGFSFNPMNPEQKFDGSMELSLPATAELASFHQLTEQLAIHASFNWTDWSSFEKLEANIPALGSDKKLIKQENWKDNYRLAVGSTYQLNQAVVLRTGVAYDTSAVNDDNRTQTIPETDRLWLSVGAGYQVTKAFTLDAGFTYIFAKDASMTEKETGHPELGQFTGETTGNVWLVGVQASYRF; this comes from the coding sequence ATGAAAAAGAATAATATTACTATTGCTTTAGCAGCAGCGTTAACTTTTGGTGTAAGCACAAGTGCAACAGCAGCAGGCTTCCAACTTGCAGAATACTCAGCAACAGGCCTTGGCCGTGCATTTGCCGGTGAAGCTGCAATGGCTGACAATGCAGGCGCACAATTTCGCAACCCAGCAATGCTAACGTACCTTAAAGGTACTCAAGTATCGACTGGTGCGATTTACGTTGATCCAAACATCGATGTTAAAGGTGATCTAAATGTTGGTATGGCGATCCCTACAGAAGCAAAAGACATTGCAGGCTCAGCGGTTATCCCTAACTTCTATTTGTCTCACCAACTAAATGACCAAGTATTCTTAGGTTTAGCGTTTTCAACTAACTACGGTATGGAAACTGAACTGGGTGGCGACTTTAAAGCGACCCAGTTTGGTAACCAAGCAAAAGTGCACTCGGTAGAAATCAACCCTAACATTGCTTACAAAATTAACGAGCAATTCAGTGTCGGTGCTGGTATTCGTTACGTAATGGGCGAAGGTCACTTTGGCGCAACAAACCCAGCAGACATGTCAACACCTGTGGGTACCTTACCTAAAGGAACCAACCTAAAATACATGGAAGGTGAAGACAACGCGTGGGGCTGGCAACTAGGTACCGCTTGGCAGATCAATGACGACAACCGCATTGGTTTCAACTACCGTTCAGCAGTAGATCTAAACCTTGAAGGTCACGCTGAAGGCTTCTCTTTCAACCCTATGAACCCAGAACAAAAGTTCGACGGTTCAATGGAGCTATCTCTTCCTGCGACAGCTGAACTAGCGAGCTTCCACCAGTTAACTGAACAACTCGCTATTCACGCAAGCTTTAACTGGACCGATTGGAGCAGCTTTGAAAAACTAGAAGCAAACATCCCAGCTCTTGGGAGTGATAAAAAGCTAATCAAACAAGAAAACTGGAAAGACAACTACCGTTTAGCGGTTGGTTCAACTTACCAGCTAAACCAAGCAGTCGTGCTTCGCACTGGTGTGGCTTACGACACCTCAGCGGTTAACGATGACAACCGTACACAAACGATTCCAGAAACAGATCGCCTATGGCTAAGTGTGGGTGCAGGCTACCAAGTGACTAAAGCCTTCACCCTAGATGCAGGCTTCACTTACATCTTTGCTAAAGATGCGTCTATGACTGAAAAAGAGACCGGTCACCCTGAGTTAGGTCAATTTACAGGTGAAACCACTGGTAATGTTTGGCTAGTGGGTGTACAGGCTAGTTACCGCTTCTAA
- a CDS encoding outer membrane protein transport protein — translation MNKKRLFTKSIVALTVAMASQQAAAAGFQLNGQSATGLGRAFAGDAVIADNASVLSRNAAAMALFDAPAISLGLNVIDTDIQVKDIDYKFAGQSVPGQSNQSVGGTAYVPNIYYIHPINDKFTVGGGIYSNFGTKTEFDDSFAGNEYGGLTDVKSINFALSVAYRINDQFSVGGGLDVIYGSGKLERTNAMLEAGLGAKGKLVDVDADGYALGWNIGSVYELNEDNRFGLSYRFSPDLKAEGDISLGGNKVDEKLIMPLPDMAEFSGFHKLNDQFAVHYSVQWIKWSEFDKLETDGGTHLNDYNWKDGWHYALGGTYYLNNDWDLRAGYMYDTSAQDQTTSISVPDSDRQWLSAGFTYHIDNKSNIDFGVTYLMGKDISVNESTPNPDPSTASMLPNITSVSATTRANAWLYGVQYSRSF, via the coding sequence ATGAACAAGAAGCGTCTGTTTACTAAGTCAATCGTAGCATTGACAGTGGCAATGGCATCTCAGCAAGCGGCAGCTGCTGGTTTCCAACTTAATGGTCAATCGGCAACTGGACTTGGCCGTGCTTTCGCTGGTGATGCGGTAATCGCAGATAATGCATCTGTACTATCTCGTAACGCAGCAGCAATGGCTTTATTCGATGCACCTGCAATCTCTCTTGGCCTTAACGTTATTGATACTGACATCCAAGTTAAAGACATCGATTATAAATTTGCAGGTCAATCGGTTCCTGGCCAAAGTAATCAAAGTGTTGGCGGTACTGCATACGTACCAAATATTTACTACATTCACCCTATCAACGACAAATTTACTGTCGGTGGTGGCATCTACTCTAACTTTGGTACTAAAACTGAGTTCGATGACAGTTTTGCTGGTAACGAATATGGCGGTTTAACTGACGTTAAAAGCATCAACTTCGCGCTAAGTGTCGCCTACCGCATCAACGACCAATTCAGTGTTGGTGGTGGTTTAGATGTGATCTACGGTAGCGGTAAACTAGAACGCACGAACGCAATGCTAGAAGCGGGTCTTGGCGCAAAAGGGAAACTAGTCGATGTTGATGCCGACGGTTATGCGCTTGGCTGGAATATCGGTTCTGTTTATGAACTGAATGAAGATAATCGTTTTGGTTTATCGTACCGCTTTAGCCCAGATCTAAAGGCTGAAGGTGATATATCACTTGGTGGCAATAAGGTTGACGAAAAACTAATCATGCCTCTACCTGATATGGCTGAGTTCTCTGGCTTTCATAAACTCAACGATCAGTTCGCAGTTCACTATAGCGTGCAATGGATTAAGTGGAGTGAATTCGACAAACTAGAGACTGACGGTGGCACTCATCTAAATGACTACAACTGGAAAGACGGTTGGCACTACGCATTAGGTGGAACTTACTACCTAAACAACGATTGGGATCTTCGTGCGGGCTACATGTACGACACCAGTGCCCAAGATCAGACCACATCAATCTCAGTACCTGACTCTGACCGTCAGTGGCTATCTGCTGGTTTCACTTACCACATCGATAACAAATCAAATATCGATTTCGGTGTTACTTACCTAATGGGTAAAGACATTAGTGTAAATGAAAGCACTCCAAATCCAGACCCAAGCACGGCATCTATGTTACCTAACATCACAAGTGTATCAGCAACTACACGTGCTAATGCTTGGCTATATGGTGTTCAATACAGCCGTTCATTCTAA
- a CDS encoding MlaA family lipoprotein, translated as MDEIESLLKETVTTSLLALFLSLSLVGCADTPEQLENDVTETNKVTVADHIDYEAEVALDNQVYDPLEGINRTMWDLNYNYLDPYIARPAAIAYVDYVPVPVRSGLANFFANLEEPASMVNSLIMLNPENAATHFNRFWFNTVFGLGGLIDIATAANIPSPGQREFGDSLGYYGLGNGPYFMVPLYGPITLREGTGDIVDGLYFPLSLLTFWQSAGKWALEGLEKRAALVSQESILDDSPDPYIFTRDAYIQYKNFRATGGATVDEEPQEEAFSDEFLDEIDDY; from the coding sequence ATGGATGAAATAGAAAGCTTGTTAAAAGAAACAGTTACTACATCACTATTGGCACTTTTTTTATCATTGTCTCTCGTGGGCTGCGCTGACACACCTGAGCAATTAGAGAATGATGTTACTGAAACCAACAAAGTTACTGTCGCAGATCATATTGATTATGAAGCAGAGGTCGCGTTAGATAATCAAGTGTATGACCCGTTAGAAGGTATAAACCGAACGATGTGGGATCTAAACTATAACTATCTTGATCCTTATATTGCTCGTCCAGCCGCGATTGCTTATGTCGATTATGTCCCTGTGCCCGTACGCTCTGGTCTAGCCAATTTTTTCGCCAACCTTGAAGAACCAGCAAGTATGGTGAATAGCTTAATTATGCTAAACCCTGAAAATGCGGCGACGCATTTTAATCGTTTTTGGTTCAATACGGTATTTGGTTTGGGTGGGTTAATTGATATTGCGACTGCGGCAAATATTCCATCACCAGGTCAACGTGAATTTGGTGACTCATTGGGTTACTACGGGCTAGGTAATGGCCCTTACTTTATGGTGCCACTTTACGGCCCTATTACCTTACGGGAAGGTACAGGTGATATTGTAGATGGGCTTTATTTCCCGCTGAGCTTACTGACGTTCTGGCAAAGTGCAGGTAAGTGGGCACTAGAGGGGCTAGAGAAACGTGCTGCTCTTGTCTCGCAGGAATCGATTCTTGATGACTCTCCTGATCCTTATATATTTACCCGTGATGCGTATATTCAATATAAGAACTTTAGAGCAACAGGTGGTGCTACTGTTGATGAAGAGCCGCAAGAAGAAGCTTTCTCTGATGAGTTCTTAGACGAGATCGACGATTACTAA
- a CDS encoding DUF3379 domain-containing protein gives MDDLEFRRRILADPNDNSAEMIEAKNSSLVNRKLSDELQLLDTKLEKALKVDVPDDLVDRILFHQSGQTPAKPKTTRVHLAIAASVAFAFGVFTGQFDQILSNAEVIRSAEASSLGQIALSHVHAEAPFIDTIDESVQLSQVNAKLKPFGTELSSLPGHVYYVNHCSFGEQNALHMVVDTPEGKVTVFIVPEQSPTVTNFNDKTMGGVLLPLRNASLIVVGEKGVDMDPVAKTIKSELQWQI, from the coding sequence ATGGACGATCTTGAATTCCGTAGGCGTATTCTCGCGGATCCTAACGATAATAGCGCTGAAATGATCGAAGCGAAGAATTCATCCTTGGTGAATAGAAAGCTATCCGATGAATTACAGCTACTCGATACTAAACTTGAAAAAGCACTAAAGGTCGATGTGCCAGACGATCTGGTTGATCGTATTTTGTTCCATCAATCAGGACAAACGCCGGCGAAACCCAAAACAACCCGAGTGCATTTAGCTATTGCAGCATCAGTCGCCTTTGCTTTTGGGGTATTTACGGGGCAATTTGACCAAATCCTATCAAATGCAGAAGTAATACGCTCTGCTGAAGCATCGTCATTAGGGCAAATTGCACTTAGTCATGTACATGCTGAAGCACCATTCATTGATACCATAGATGAATCAGTACAACTCAGCCAAGTTAATGCCAAACTAAAGCCTTTTGGAACAGAATTATCATCATTACCTGGCCATGTGTACTACGTAAATCACTGCTCTTTTGGGGAGCAAAATGCGCTTCACATGGTAGTCGATACACCTGAAGGTAAAGTCACCGTCTTTATTGTTCCAGAACAAAGCCCAACTGTTACTAACTTTAACGATAAAACGATGGGAGGCGTATTACTGCCACTCCGAAATGCCAGTTTAATTGTGGTTGGTGAGAAAGGGGTTGATATGGATCCGGTTGCTAAAACAATAAAGTCTGAGCTTCAATGGCAAATATAA
- the ccmI gene encoding c-type cytochrome biogenesis protein CcmI: MMLFWIATVVLILIAVAVFVVPIYSGKEEDEVASRDELNKAFYKDRVREIELETSEGIVEKQGDLVTELQQSLLDDVTEQKELHENNVSAGLVIPGVLVMIMISYGMYFNVGNLNKVEEWQEVASRLPELSQRLMGEAQDPLSDEEMNDLTLALRTRLHSTPDDATGWLLLGRVGMANRDAETSQSAMKRAYDLNPDDTETQLGYAQTLMMIGDPAQVDFVRFLLKSVIKRDHANVRAMSLLAFDAFEDGKFEQAISYWTMMKNLISPDDPRAPMLNRSIERAQAQLSPTGVTAKSVSITVDLAPSVQLPQQGVLIISAHDENGSPMPIAARRVPLSGSFPVTITLDDNDSMIPERLLSSQSKLMVKARIDTDGNVMTKQGDWFGESQPVDLGSSVEVKINQQYE; this comes from the coding sequence ATGATGTTGTTTTGGATTGCCACGGTCGTTTTGATTCTGATCGCGGTTGCTGTCTTTGTTGTGCCAATTTACTCAGGTAAAGAGGAAGATGAAGTTGCAAGCCGTGACGAGCTTAATAAAGCATTTTATAAAGATCGCGTGCGTGAAATCGAACTAGAAACAAGCGAAGGCATTGTCGAAAAACAAGGCGATCTTGTGACTGAACTGCAGCAGTCGCTACTTGATGATGTTACCGAACAGAAAGAATTGCATGAAAACAATGTATCAGCAGGATTAGTTATCCCCGGCGTATTGGTGATGATTATGATCAGCTATGGTATGTACTTTAATGTTGGTAACCTCAATAAGGTTGAAGAATGGCAAGAGGTCGCATCACGTTTACCTGAGCTATCACAACGCTTGATGGGTGAAGCTCAAGACCCGCTTAGCGATGAGGAAATGAATGATCTGACGCTTGCCTTGCGTACGCGTTTGCATTCAACACCGGATGATGCAACAGGCTGGCTGCTACTTGGTCGTGTCGGAATGGCAAACCGTGATGCCGAAACATCACAAAGTGCGATGAAGCGTGCTTATGATCTAAATCCTGACGATACAGAAACCCAGCTTGGTTATGCACAAACATTGATGATGATTGGTGATCCTGCACAGGTTGATTTTGTGCGCTTCCTACTTAAATCAGTGATTAAGCGTGACCATGCTAACGTGCGTGCGATGTCTCTTCTGGCCTTTGATGCATTTGAAGATGGGAAGTTTGAGCAAGCAATTTCATACTGGACCATGATGAAAAATCTAATCTCACCAGATGACCCTCGTGCCCCAATGTTGAACCGCAGTATTGAACGTGCGCAAGCTCAGTTATCACCGACAGGTGTGACAGCTAAATCAGTGTCTATTACAGTAGACCTTGCTCCTAGTGTTCAATTGCCGCAACAAGGTGTACTGATCATTTCTGCCCATGATGAGAATGGTTCACCAATGCCTATCGCCGCGCGTCGTGTACCATTATCAGGGAGCTTTCCAGTAACGATAACGCTCGATGATAATGACAGCATGATCCCTGAGCGTTTGTTATCTTCACAATCTAAATTGATGGTGAAGGCACGTATTGATACTGATGGTAACGTAATGACGAAACAAGGTGATTGGTTTGGTGAAAGCCAACCGGTTGATCTTGGAAGTAGCGTAGAAGTAAAAATTAATCAGCAATACGAATAA
- a CDS encoding cytochrome c-type biogenesis protein, giving the protein MMKRLSIMLASLLLVLTASLPAYAAIEVHTFDNVTQEEAFQELTATLRCPKCQNNTIGDSDAPLAQDMRQKVYDMLQQGKEKQDVVDYMVARYGNFVTYEPPVMLSTIILWLGPFLFIAIGFTVLVMRSRRTTATDNTAKADDFDEQEAKRLKTLLAEMENTENKNDKVKK; this is encoded by the coding sequence ATGATGAAGCGACTTTCCATTATGCTCGCGAGTTTACTTTTGGTATTAACGGCTTCACTGCCTGCCTATGCTGCGATTGAAGTACATACTTTCGATAATGTCACTCAGGAAGAAGCTTTCCAAGAGCTAACAGCGACCCTGCGTTGTCCTAAGTGTCAGAATAACACCATTGGTGATTCTGATGCCCCGCTGGCACAAGATATGCGCCAGAAAGTGTATGACATGCTGCAGCAAGGCAAAGAAAAGCAAGATGTCGTTGATTACATGGTTGCCCGTTACGGTAATTTTGTAACTTATGAACCACCAGTAATGTTATCGACAATTATTCTTTGGCTTGGTCCTTTTTTGTTTATCGCAATTGGTTTCACTGTACTGGTGATGCGTTCTCGCCGCACTACTGCAACTGATAACACAGCGAAAGCGGATGATTTCGATGAGCAAGAAGCAAAGCGCCTTAAAACCTTGCTTGCTGAAATGGAAAACACAGAGAATAAAAACGATAAGGTGAAAAAATAA
- a CDS encoding sigma-70 family RNA polymerase sigma factor, translating to MIKQFFRKKKPDASVSVDMNKQRRYEALVRAWHRDLYRYAYWLCHDQHIAEDLVQETCLRAWRSLDSLQDDKAAKAWLITILRRENARRFERKQFDLVDIDDYAIADTHQQDNEMELEQQQLHRQIMKLTPEYREPLVLQVMAGFSGDEIAEILDLNRNTVMTRLFRARNQLKEQLEKQSEQRGHHNGRS from the coding sequence ATGATTAAACAATTTTTTCGTAAGAAAAAGCCGGATGCCTCGGTCTCTGTTGATATGAATAAGCAAAGACGATACGAAGCCCTCGTTAGGGCATGGCACCGAGATCTTTACCGATATGCATACTGGCTTTGCCACGATCAGCATATTGCAGAAGATTTAGTCCAAGAAACTTGCTTGCGGGCATGGCGCTCTCTCGACAGTTTACAAGATGACAAAGCAGCTAAAGCATGGTTAATTACCATTCTTAGGCGTGAAAATGCCCGTCGTTTTGAACGTAAACAATTCGATCTAGTTGATATTGATGATTACGCCATTGCTGATACGCACCAGCAAGATAATGAGATGGAATTAGAGCAACAGCAGCTACACCGTCAAATAATGAAGCTAACCCCAGAATACAGAGAACCATTGGTATTACAGGTTATGGCAGGCTTTAGTGGTGATGAAATTGCTGAAATTCTAGATCTAAACCGTAATACCGTTATGACTCGCTTGTTCAGAGCACGAAATCAATTAAAAGAACAATTAGAGAAACAATCCGAACAGAGGGGTCATCACAATGGACGATCTTGA
- the fadI gene encoding acetyl-CoA C-acyltransferase FadI gives MTRLQNLTTSQGERIAVVSGLRTPFARQATAFDGVSALDMGKMVVNEMLNQVDIDPKLIEQVVFGQVVQMPAAPNIAREIVLGTGMHIGTDAYSVTRACATSFQAAANVSESILSGTIDIGIAGGADSSSVLPIGVSKKMAATLLQLSKAKTMSKRLKLLSKLSLKDLMPVPPAVAEYSTGLSMGQTAEQMAKSHGITRLEQDALAHRSHTLAAQAWRDGLIQGEVITAFPEPYRQWIDKDNNIREDSSMESYAKLRPAFDRKFGTVTAANSTPLTDGAAAVLLMREGRAKELGFTPLGYIRSYAFSAIGVEQDMLMGPSYATPMALDRAGLSLSDLTLIDMHEAFAAQALSNVKMFGSKKFAQEKLGRSEAIGEIDMDKFNVLGGSIAYGHPFAATGARMMTQTLRELKRRGGGFALNTACAAGGLGAAMILEAE, from the coding sequence ATGACACGTCTCCAGAACCTCACCACCTCACAAGGTGAGCGCATCGCCGTTGTAAGTGGATTACGTACCCCTTTTGCTCGCCAAGCGACCGCCTTTGATGGTGTGTCTGCGCTTGATATGGGCAAGATGGTAGTGAATGAAATGCTTAATCAAGTCGATATTGATCCTAAGCTGATCGAGCAAGTTGTCTTTGGTCAGGTTGTGCAAATGCCTGCAGCCCCGAACATTGCGCGTGAGATTGTTCTGGGTACTGGCATGCACATTGGTACAGATGCTTATAGTGTGACGCGTGCTTGTGCTACCAGCTTTCAAGCAGCAGCCAATGTAAGCGAAAGTATCTTGTCGGGCACGATTGATATTGGTATCGCGGGTGGTGCTGACTCATCATCGGTATTACCGATAGGCGTGTCGAAAAAAATGGCCGCGACCTTATTGCAGCTAAGCAAAGCAAAAACCATGAGTAAGCGTTTAAAGCTGCTCAGTAAATTAAGCTTAAAAGATTTAATGCCAGTACCGCCTGCGGTTGCTGAATATTCAACAGGACTAAGCATGGGACAAACGGCGGAGCAGATGGCTAAAAGCCATGGCATTACCCGTTTGGAACAAGATGCATTAGCGCACCGATCTCATACATTGGCGGCGCAAGCATGGCGTGATGGTTTGATCCAAGGTGAAGTGATTACGGCTTTTCCTGAACCTTATCGCCAGTGGATTGATAAAGATAATAATATTCGTGAAGATTCTAGTATGGAATCTTATGCCAAACTTCGCCCGGCGTTTGACCGTAAGTTTGGTACCGTGACGGCGGCAAACAGTACGCCATTAACCGATGGTGCTGCTGCTGTGCTCCTGATGCGAGAAGGCCGCGCTAAAGAGCTGGGTTTTACCCCGCTTGGTTACATTCGATCTTATGCATTTTCTGCCATTGGCGTAGAGCAAGATATGTTAATGGGGCCGTCTTACGCGACACCGATGGCGTTGGATCGCGCAGGGTTGTCGTTATCTGATTTAACCCTGATCGATATGCATGAAGCATTTGCTGCTCAAGCATTATCGAATGTGAAGATGTTTGGCTCGAAGAAATTTGCCCAAGAAAAGCTCGGTCGTAGCGAAGCGATTGGTGAAATCGACATGGATAAATTCAATGTCCTTGGCGGTTCTATCGCTTACGGTCACCCTTTTGCGGCAACGGGCGCACGAATGATGACGCAAACACTGCGTGAGTTAAAACGTCGCGGTGGTGGATTTGCATTGAATACCGCATGTGCCGCTGGTGGCTTAGGTGCAGCAATGATTTTGGAGGCAGAGTAA
- the fadJ gene encoding fatty acid oxidation complex subunit alpha FadJ, whose product MTQSAFTLTYGDNGVAWLKIDVPDEKMNTLQSAFVDQVTTVLEELKTKSDLKGMVVHSGKPDNFIAGADIKMLAACTTAEEAQQLAAQGQVLFSQLEALPFHVVAAIHGPCLGGGLELALACHSRVCSDDDKTRLGLPEVQLGLLPGSGGTQRLPRLVGVANSLDMILTGKQLRAKKAKKIGLVEESVPLSILLDVAEKQALKPKPNRKSSLQEWALGGNALGRSLVFDQAAKKTHEKTRGNYPAADAILEVIKVGLQDGLKKGFDLEAKRFGELVMSPESAALRSIFFATTAMKKEHGADAEPKTVKRIGVLGGGLMGGGISHVSAVKAKLPTRIKDIANDGIKNAMNYNFKLLEKQRKRRIISKAEQQSKMLSISGGTDYTGFNHVDVVIEAVFEDLNLKHQMVKEIEENGNAQTIFATNTSSLPIHQIAQAAERPENVVGLHYFSPVEKMPLVEVIPHEGTSEQTIATVVALAKKQGKTPIVVGDKAGFYVNRILAPYMNEAASVLMAGEPIEHIDNALLDFGFPVGPITLLDEVGVDIGAKIMPILVAELGERFQGPDVFDVLLADNRKGRKTGKGFYKYDSKKKEVDKTVYKLLNIEPQQHAAAIDIAQRCSLMMLNEAARCLDEGVIKSARDGDIGAIFGIGFPPFLGGPFRYMDQVGIERIVELLTDCTDKYGERFQPCDKLVAMANEGQTFYS is encoded by the coding sequence ATGACACAATCAGCATTTACATTAACGTATGGCGATAACGGTGTTGCTTGGCTCAAGATCGATGTGCCTGATGAAAAAATGAATACGCTGCAATCAGCATTTGTCGATCAAGTGACAACTGTACTCGAAGAGCTGAAAACAAAGTCAGATCTTAAAGGTATGGTGGTGCATTCAGGTAAGCCTGATAATTTTATTGCTGGCGCAGACATTAAAATGTTGGCGGCATGTACAACAGCAGAAGAAGCACAGCAACTGGCCGCGCAAGGTCAGGTGTTGTTCTCGCAATTAGAGGCATTACCGTTTCATGTGGTGGCGGCAATTCACGGCCCATGTTTAGGTGGTGGGTTAGAGCTGGCTTTAGCGTGCCATAGCCGCGTCTGTTCTGATGATGATAAGACACGGTTAGGATTGCCTGAAGTACAGCTTGGCTTATTGCCTGGTTCGGGGGGAACCCAGCGTTTACCACGTTTGGTCGGTGTTGCTAATTCGCTTGATATGATTTTAACCGGTAAGCAATTACGTGCTAAAAAAGCGAAAAAGATTGGTTTAGTTGAAGAGTCGGTCCCCTTGAGTATTTTGCTTGATGTTGCAGAGAAGCAAGCACTAAAACCCAAGCCTAATCGTAAAAGTTCACTACAAGAATGGGCGCTGGGTGGTAATGCGCTGGGCCGTTCATTGGTGTTTGATCAAGCGGCCAAGAAAACCCATGAGAAAACCCGCGGTAATTACCCTGCGGCTGATGCCATTCTTGAAGTGATTAAAGTCGGCTTGCAAGATGGCTTGAAAAAAGGCTTTGATCTTGAAGCGAAACGCTTTGGTGAACTGGTCATGAGCCCAGAATCTGCTGCACTGCGCAGCATCTTCTTTGCTACGACAGCCATGAAGAAAGAGCATGGAGCTGATGCTGAACCTAAAACGGTTAAGCGGATTGGCGTATTAGGTGGTGGTTTAATGGGAGGCGGGATCAGCCATGTCTCGGCCGTTAAAGCTAAGCTACCGACTCGCATTAAAGATATTGCTAATGATGGCATTAAAAATGCCATGAACTACAACTTTAAACTGTTAGAGAAGCAGCGTAAGCGCCGCATTATTAGTAAAGCAGAGCAGCAATCTAAGATGCTCTCTATTTCAGGTGGTACCGACTACACTGGCTTTAATCATGTTGATGTGGTTATCGAAGCGGTATTTGAAGATTTGAATCTTAAGCATCAAATGGTGAAAGAAATCGAGGAAAACGGCAACGCGCAGACGATCTTCGCAACCAATACTTCATCGCTACCTATTCATCAAATCGCTCAAGCAGCTGAACGTCCTGAAAATGTGGTTGGCTTACATTACTTTAGCCCAGTAGAAAAGATGCCCTTAGTTGAAGTTATTCCACACGAAGGGACATCAGAGCAAACTATCGCCACCGTAGTCGCACTCGCGAAGAAGCAGGGTAAAACCCCGATTGTTGTTGGCGATAAAGCAGGTTTTTACGTAAACCGCATACTAGCACCATACATGAATGAAGCCGCGTCGGTGTTAATGGCTGGCGAACCGATTGAGCATATTGATAATGCCTTGCTTGATTTTGGTTTCCCTGTTGGTCCTATTACGTTACTTGATGAAGTTGGTGTTGATATTGGCGCGAAAATCATGCCGATCCTTGTCGCTGAATTGGGTGAGCGTTTCCAAGGTCCAGACGTTTTCGATGTGTTGCTTGCGGATAACCGTAAGGGGAGAAAAACGGGTAAAGGCTTCTATAAGTACGACAGTAAGAAAAAAGAAGTCGATAAAACCGTGTATAAACTGCTGAATATTGAGCCACAGCAGCATGCTGCCGCAATTGATATCGCTCAGCGTTGTAGCTTAATGATGCTTAACGAAGCTGCCCGCTGTCTAGATGAAGGTGTGATTAAATCGGCGCGTGATGGTGATATTGGGGCAATTTTTGGTATCGGTTTTCCACCATTCTTAGGTGGCCCATTCCGCTATATGGATCAAGTGGGTATCGAGCGCATTGTCGAGCTGTTAACTGACTGCACTGATAAATACGGTGAACGCTTCCAGCCATGCGATAAGTTGGTGGCGATGGCGAATGAAGGCCAAACCTTTTATTCGTAG